In Actinopolyspora saharensis, the genomic window CGATTTCGTCGTCGGCAAGAAGCGCGTGCCCAGTCCGGCCGCGGGCACGATCACGGTGCGGAAGCCCGCAGCCGTTCGCGAGTTCGTCTGACTACTCATAACACGCGAGCCTAGCGATATTCGCTACCCTTCGTCGCTGTGACGCTCTCCGCTGACGAATTGGCCCGAAAAGAGCAGTGGCGCCGCGAGCTGACCGCGGGGCGCTCCGCCACATCGGGAAACGCGCGTGCCGAAGCCAACGAAGCCCTGCGCACAGCCGTGCTGGAGCACCTGAGGTACTCGGGTGCGACGACCGTGTGCGCCTACGTCCCCGTCGGTTCCGAACCGGGTTCGCTGGAGCTGGTCGACGGGATCCGCGAGCACGGCTGTCGCGTGCTGTTGCCCATCGTGACCGGCAGGCAGCCGCTGGAGTGGGCCGAGTACACCGGCCCCGACTCGCTGAGTCGCGCCGGTTTCGGCCTGCTGGAGCCGAACAACTCCCCGCTCGGGATCGATGCGATCTCGACGGCCGGGCTGGTGCTGGTCCCCGCTCTCGCCGTGGACCGGCGCGGGGTCCGCCTGGGCAAGGGCGCGGGCTACTACGACAGGTCGCTGCCGCTGGCGTCCGGGACGGCCGACCTGCTGGCCGTGGTCCGGGACGAGGAGTTCGTCGAGAACCTGCCCGCCGAGGCGCACGACGTGCGGGTGCACGGCGTGTTCACCCCGAGCGGAGGACTGTCCCCCCTGCCCAGGTGAGCGGCCTTCCGACCACCCGAAGGCGCGGAGGGCGACCGTGGCATCCTCGTGCGGCGCACTGTGACGCAGACCTGTTTGCGCCGGTAGCCCGGTGTGACGCATTATCGTATTGGCACTCGAGCTTCGAGAGTGCCAAAGTACGTCGATGTCAGTGTCCGGGGACAGGCACAGCGTGCCGCCACGAGCGACGCTCGCGCGTCGCCGTCCGATTCCGGAGGTATGAGACCCGTGCCCACTTATCAGTACGCCTGCACCGAGTGCGGGCACGACTT contains:
- a CDS encoding 5-formyltetrahydrofolate cyclo-ligase, encoding MTLSADELARKEQWRRELTAGRSATSGNARAEANEALRTAVLEHLRYSGATTVCAYVPVGSEPGSLELVDGIREHGCRVLLPIVTGRQPLEWAEYTGPDSLSRAGFGLLEPNNSPLGIDAISTAGLVLVPALAVDRRGVRLGKGAGYYDRSLPLASGTADLLAVVRDEEFVENLPAEAHDVRVHGVFTPSGGLSPLPR